From a region of the Oryza sativa Japonica Group chromosome 6, ASM3414082v1 genome:
- the LOC4341469 gene encoding phospholipase D alpha 2 produces the protein MAHLLLHGTLEATILEADHLSNPTRATGAAPGIFRKFVEGFEDSLGLGKGATRLYATIDLGRARVGRTRVVDDEPVNPRWYEVFHIYCAHFAADVVFSVKAAQPIGATLIGRAYLPVRELLSGEAIERRLDILDAGRRRISHGPTIHVRLQFRDVAGDRHGWGRGVSGARYPGVPYTFFSQRPGCRVTLYQDAHVPDAFAPRIPLAGGGYYRQGRCWEDVFDAISNAKHLIYLTGWSVYTEITLIRDGTRQRPGGDATLGELLKRKASEGVRVLLLVWDDRTSVESLGMKWGFMSTHDAETADYFRGTDVRCVLCPRNPDAGRSAIMGAQIAYMITHHQKTVIVDHDMPVPRGGGSRRIVSFVGGLDLCDGRYDTQFHSLFRTLDTAHHSDFHQPNLDGAAVTKGGPREPWHDIHSKIEGPAAWDVLYNFEQRWRKQGGDKDLLLDLKAMADLIIPPSPVMFPDDGEAWSVQLFRSIDGGACFGFPSTPEAAARSGLVSGKNNTIDRSIQDAYIHAIRRAKNFIYIENQYFLGSSFAWKADGIRPEDIEALHLIPREISLKIVNKIEAGERFAVYVVLPMWPEGPPASGSVQAILDWQRRTMEMMYYDIAVALEAKRINADPRDYLTFFCLGNREVKLNGEYEPAGRPLDGTDYAKAQKARRFMIYVHSKMMIVDDEYIIVGSANINQRSMDGGRDSEIAMGAFQPCHLNTKGLVARGQIHGFRMSLWYEHLGMLHDNFLNPESLECVQRVNKMADKYWDLYASDELNDDLPGHLLTYPVRVTKEGTVTELPGAKFFPDTQAPVIGTKGNLPPFLTT, from the exons ATGGCTCACCTGCTGCTGCACGGCACGCTCGAGGCCACCATCCTCGAGGCCGACCACCTCTCCAACCCCACccgcgccaccggcgccgcccccgGGATCTTCCGCAAG TTCGTGGAAGGGTTCGAGGACTCGCTGGGGCTCGGGAAGGGGGCGACGCGGCTGTACGCGACGATCGACCTCGGCCGGGCGCGGGTGGGGCGGACGCGGGTCGTCGACGACGAGCCGGTGAACCCGCGGTGGTACGAGGTGTTCCACATCTACTGCGCCCACTTCGCCGCCGACGTGGTGTTCTCCGTCAAGGCGGCGCAGCCCATCGGCGCCACGCTCATCGGCCGCGCCTACCTCCCCGTCAGGGAGCTCCTGTCCGGCGAGGCCATCGAGCGCCGCCTCGACATCCTCGACGCCGGCAGGAGGAGGATCTCGCACGGGCCGACGATACACGTGCGGCTGCAGTTccgcgacgtcgccggcgaccgccatGGGTGGGGCAGGGGCGTCTCCGGCGCGCGGTACCCCGGCGTGCCGTACACCTTCTTCTCGCAGCGCCCCGGGTGCAGGGTCACCCTGTACCAGGACGCGCACGTGCCCGACGCGTTCGCGCCCAggatcccgctcgccggcggcgggtacTACCGGCAGGGGCGGTGCTGGGAGGACGTGTTCGACGCCATCAGCAACGCCAAGCACCTCATATACCTCACCGGCTGGTCCGTGTACACCGAGATCACGCTCATCCGTGACGGCACCCGGCAGCgccccggcggcgacgccacCCTCGGCGAGCTCCTCAAGCGCAAGGCCAGCGAGGGCGTGCGCGTGCTGTTGCTGGTCTGGGACGACCGCACCTCCGTCGAGTCGCTCGGCATGAAGTGGGGGTTCATGTCGACGCACGACGCCGAGACGGCGGACTACTTCCGCGGCACCGACGTGCGCTGCGTCCTCTGCCCGCGGAACCCCGACGCCGGCCGGAGCGCCATCATGGGCGCGCAGATCGCCTACATGATCACCCACCACCAGAAGACCGTCATCGTCGACCACGACATGCCAGTGCCGCGTGGCGGTGGCAGCCGCCGCATCGTCAGCTTCGTCGGCGGCCTCGACCTCTGCGACGGCCGCTACGACACGCAGTTCCACTCCCTCTTCCGGACGCTCGACACGGCGCACCACAGCGACTTCCACCAGCCCAACCTCGACGGCGCGGCCGTCACCAAGGGCGGGCCGAGGGAGCCATGGCACGACATCCACTCCAAGATCGAAGGCCCCGCGGCTTGGGATGTGCTCTACAACTTCGAGCAGCGGTGGAGGAAGCAAGGCGGTGACAAGGACCTCCTCCTAGACCTCAAAGCCATGGCCGACCTCATTATTCCGCCGTCTCCGGTGATGTTCCCCGATGACGGTGAGGCCTGGAGTGTTCAGTTGTTCCGGTCCATCGATGGCGGCGCCTGCTTTGGCTTCCCTAGCACTCCAGAGGCTGCTGCAAGATCAGGCCTTGTCAGTGGCAAGAACAACACCATTGACAGGAGCATCCAAGATGCATACATCCACGCAATTCGCCGCGCCAAGAACTTCATCTACATCGAGAATCAGTACTTCCTTGGCAGCTCATTTGCATGGAAAGCCGATGGCATCAGACCAGAAGACATTGAGGCGTTGCATCTGATTCCCAGAGAGATTTCTCTGAAGATTGTGAACAAGATTGAAGCTGGTGAGCGTTTTGCAGTCTATGTTGTGCTGCCAATGTGGCCTGAAGGACCTCCTGCTAGTGGATCAGTGCAGGCAATACTGGATTGGCAGAGGAGGACAATGGAGATGATGTACTATGATATTGCCGTTGCACTTGAGGCGAAGAGGATCAATGCTGACCCGAGGGATTACCTTACCTTCTTCTGCTTAGGGAACAGGGAAGTAAAGTTGAATGGTGAGTATGAACCTGCAGGTCGCCCTTTGGATGGCACAGACTATGCTAAGGCACAGAAGGCACGCCGGTTCATGATCTATGTTCACTCCAAGATGATGATAG TTGACGACGAGTACATCATTGTTGGATCTGCCAACATCAACCAGAGGTCCATGGATGGGGGCAGAGACTCCGAGATCGCCATGGGTGCATTCCAGCCATGCCACCTGAACACCAAGGGCCTGGTTGCAAGAGGACAAATCCACGGTTTCCGGATGTCGTTGTGGTATGAGCACCTTGGCATGCTGCATGACAACTTCCTGAACCCAGAGAGCCTGGAGTGTGTTCAGAGGGTgaacaagatggctgacaagtACTGGGACCTCTACGCGAGCGATGAGCTTAACGATGACCTTCCTGGGCACCTGCTGACCTACCCGGTACGTGTTACGAAGGAAGGCACGGTGACAGAGCTCCCAGGAGCGAAATTCTTCCCTGACACTCAGGCTCCAGTGATCGGCACGAAGGGGAACCTGCCTCCCTTTCTCACCACATAG
- the LOC4341470 gene encoding calcium-dependent mitochondrial ATP-magnesium/phosphate carrier protein 2, which yields MSPKKYGIPIRIHTYIHTYIHTYIPYAASHIHVYSLPLLQPFLLFPFPFHSPNQPNPPPPPPAPPPPPPPPHPHSFLAAGAMPGAAVHAVDPRGGASPPPVAKAEAATAAAAAAGGCEPARKAGAVTMEHVLLALHETEAEREARIREMFAFFDVDGRGQLDYAQIEAGLAALQIPAECKYARELLRACDRDRDGRVGYDDFRRYMDDKELELYRIFQAIDVEHNGCILPEELWDALVKAGIEIDDEELARFVEHVDKDNNGIITFEEWRDFLLLYPNEVTIENIYHHWERVCLVDIGEQAVIPEGISKSVNASKYLIAGGIAGAASRTATAPLDRLKVIMQVQTTRTTVMHSIKDIWSQGGMLAFFRGNGLNVVKVAPESAIRFYAYEMLKEYIMKSKGENKSEVGPSERLVAGGLAGAVAQTAIYPVDLVKTRLQTYSCVDGKVPSLGALSRDILMHEGPRAFYRGLVPSLLGIVPYAGIDLAVYETLKDVSKTYILKDSDPGPLVQLGCGTVSGALGATCVYPLQVIRTRLQAQRANSESAYRGMSDVFWRTLQHEGVSGFYKGILPNLLKVVPAASITYLVYEAMKKNLSLD from the exons ATGAGCCCCAAAAAATACGGTATTCCAATacgtatacatacatacatacatacatacatacatacatacataccgTATGCAGCCTCTCACATCCACGTATATTCCCTTCCCCTTCTCCAACCTTTCCTCCTCTTTCCATTCCCATTCCATTCCCCAAACCAACccaacccaccaccaccaccaccggcgccgccgccgccgccgcctccccctcacCCCCattccttcctcgccgccggcgccatgccCGGCGCGGCGGTCCACGCGGTGGACCCACGGGGCGGCGCCTCCCCGCCCCCCGTCGccaaggcggaggcggcgacggctgcagcggcggcggcgggagggtgCGAGCCGGCGCGGAAGGCGGGGGCGGTGACCATGGAGCACGTGCTGCTGGCGCTGCACGAGacggaggcggagagggaggcgcGGATCCGGGAGATGTTCGCCTTCTTCGACGTGGACGGGCGCGGGCAGCTGGACTACGCGCAGATCGAGGCCGGGCTCGCCGCGCTGCAGATCCCCGCCGAGTGCAAGTACGCGCGGGAGCTGCTCCGCGCCTGCGACCGCGACCGCGACGGCCGCGTCGGGTACGACGACTTCAGGCGGTACATGGACGACAAGGAGCTCGAGCTCTACCGCATCTTCCAGGCCATCGACGTCGAGCACAACGGCTGCATCCTCCCCGAGGAGCTCTGGGACGCGCTCGTCAAGGCTG GTATAGAGATTGATGATGAGGAGCTTGCACGGTTTGTCGAGCATGTGGACAAGGACAACAATGGAATTATTACTTTTGAAGAGTGGAGGGACTTTCTTTTGCTATATCCTAATGAAGTAACCATTGAGAATATTTATCATCACTGGGAAAGAGTATGTCTTGTAGATATAGGTGAACAGGCTGTTATACCAGAAGGCATAAGTAAGTCGGTCAATGCAAGTAAATATCTGATTGCAGGAGGGATTGCAGGTGCTGCATCTCGTACTGCAACTGCACCTCTTGACCGCCTTAAAGTGATCATGCAAGTACAGACTACACGAACTACAGTCATGCATTCAATTAAGGATATATGGAGCCAGGGTGGCATGTTAGCATTTTTTAGAGGGAATGGATTGAATGTTGTGAAAGTTGCTCCAGAAAGCGCAATAAGATTTTATGCCTATGAAATGCTGAAAGAATATATTATGAAGAGCAAAGGAGAAAATAAGAGCGAAGTTGGTCCTTCTGAACGTCTTGTAGCTGGTGGTTTGGCTGGTGCAGTAGCACAAACAGCAATTTATCCCGTAGATTTAGTGAAAACACGACTGCAGACTTATTCATGTGTGGATGGTAAAGTACCTAGTCTTGGTGCATTGTCAAGGGATATATTGATGCACGAGGGTCCTCGAGCATTCTATAGAGGTCTGGTTCCATCTTTGCTTGGTATTGTCCCTTATGCCGGAATTGATCTTGCTGTATATGAGACATTGAAAGACGTATCCAAGACATATATCCTGAAGGATAGTG ATCCTGGTCCTCTAGTACAACTGGGCTGTGGGACTGTATCAGGAGCCTTGGGGGCAACATGTGTTTACCCTTTACAGGTTATCAGGACAAG aCTGCAAGCTCAACGAGCCAATTCAGAATCTGCATATAGAGGTATGTCTGATGTATTCTGGAGAACGCTACAGCATGAGGGtgtttctggattctacaaAGGAATCCTACCAAATCTTCTTAAAGTGGTGCCTGCAGCAAGTATTACCTACCTAGTGTATGAAGCAATGAAGAAAAATCTCTCCCTTGATTGA
- the LOC4341468 gene encoding phospholipase D alpha 2-like, with product MAHLLMHGTLDATIFEATNLTNPTRLTGNAPEGFRKWWEGLENGLEKTTGLGPGGTRLYATVDLGRARLGRTRVIDDEPVSPRWDERFHFYCAHFAENVVFSVKVALSVDAKLIGRAYLPVRDLLSGEAVERKLDILGDDKKKLPHGPTIHVRLQFKDVAADGGGKWWGGGVGDAAYPGVPCTYFKQHAGCRVTLYQDAHAPDTFAPRIPLAGGAHYQQGRCWEDVFDAISNAKHLIYITGWSVFTDITLIRDPSRQRPGGDATIGELLKRKASEGVRVLMLVWNDVSSIQALHAIGIKLSVAQTHDEDTLAYFEDSDVHCVLCPRQADAAAGSSFIMGTKVSLLATHHQKTVIVDHDMPAGTGGGGSDIRCIVSFVGGLDLCDGRYDTQSHSLFRTLDAAHHKDFHQPSIDDAELAKGGPREPWHDIHSKLEGPIAWDVLYNFEQRWRKQSGHADLLVNLTALEHLITPPSPVKLPGTNNDDHHDDAWNVQLFRSIDGGACDGFPSSPEAAARLDLVSGKNNVIERSIQDAYIHAIRRARDFIYIENQYFIGSSYGWRPGGGVRPEDVEAVNLIPRELSLKIVSKIAAGERFAVYVVVPMWPEGHPGNEAMQAILDWQRRTMEMMYYDIAVALKANHSDADPRDYLTFFCLGNREAKSHGEYVPAHRPDQDTDYAKAQNARRFMIYVHSKMMIVDDEYIIVGSANINQRSMDGGRDSEIAMGAFQPHHLNVNGQAARGQIHGFRMSLWYEHLGMLHDDFVHPGSLECVRRVNAMADRHWQLYAGEELHGDLPGHLLTYPVAVEKDGGAVTALPGAEFFPDTEAKVIGTLASSAYMIPYLTS from the exons ATGGCTCACCTGCTGATGCACGGCACGCTCGACGCCACCATCTTCGAGGCCACCAACCTCACCAACCCCACCCGCCTCACCGGCAACGCCCCCGAGGGCTTCCGCAAG TGGTGGGAAGGGCTGGAGAACGGGTTGGAGAAGACGACCGGGCTTGGCCCCGGCGGGACGAGGCTGTACGCGACGGTGGACCTCGGCAGGGCGCGGCTCGGCCGGACGCGGGTGATCGACGACGAGCCGGTGAGCCCGCGGTGGGACGAGCGCTTCCACTTCTACTGCGCCCACTTCGCCGAGAACGTCGTCTTCTCCGTCAAGGTCGCGCTGTCCGTCGATGCCAAGCTCATCGGCCGCGCCTACCTCCCCGTCAGGGACCTCCTGTCCGGCGAGGCCGTCGAGCGCAAGCTCGACATCCTCGGCGACGACAAGAAGAAGCTCCCCCACGGTCCGACCATCCACGTCCGGCTGCAGTTCAAGGACGtggccgccgacggcggcgggaagtggtggggcggcggcgtcggcgacgcggCGTACCCCGGCGTGCCGTGCACCTACTTCAAGCAGCACGCCGGGTGCAGGGTCACCCTGTACCAGGACGCGCACGCGCCGGACACGTTCGCGCCGAggatcccgctcgccggcggcgcgcactACCAGCAGGGGCGGTGCTGGGAGGACGTGTTCGACGCCATCAGCAACGCCAAGCACCTCATATACATCACCGGCTGGTCGGTGTTCACCGACATCACGCTCATCCGCGACCCGTCCCGGCAGCgccccggcggcgacgccacCATCGGCGAGCTCCTCAAGCGCAAGGCCAGCGAGGGCGTCCGCGTGCTCATGCTGGTCTGGAACGACGTCTCCTCCATCCAGGCGCTCCACGCCATCGGCATCAAGCTCAGCGTCGCGCAGACGCACGACGAGGACACGCTCGCCTACTTCGAGGACTCCGACGTGCACTGCGTCCTCTGCCCGCGGcaagccgacgccgccgccggcagcagctTCATCATGGGCACGAAGGTCTCACTCTTGGCCACCCACCACCAGAAGACCGTCATCGTCGACCACGACATGCCggccggcaccggcggcggcggctccgacaTCCGCTGCATCGTCAGCTTCGTCGGCGGCCTCGACCTCTGCGACGGCCGCTACGACACGCAGTCCCACTCCCTCTTCCGGACGCTCGACGCCGCGCACCACAAGGACTTCCACCAGCCGAGCATCGACgacgccgagctcgccaagGGCGGGCCGAGGGAGCCATGGCACGACATCCACTCCAAGCTCGAGGGCCCCATCGCCTGGGACGTCCTCTACAACTTCGAGCAGCGGTGGCGGAAGCAGAGCGGCCACGCCGACCTCCTCGTCAACCTCACCGCCCTCGAGCACCTCAtcacgccgccgtccccggtGAAGCTCCCCGGCACCAACAACGACGACCACCACGACGACGCATGGAACGTGCAGCTCTTCCGCTccatcgacggcggcgcgtgcgACGGCTTCCCGAGCagcccggaggcggcggcgcgcctcgACCTCGTGAGCGGGAAGAACAACGTGATCGAGCGGAGCATCCAGGACGCGTACATCCACGCCATCCGCCGCGCCAGGGACTTCATCTACATCGAGAACCAGTACTTCATCGGGAGCTCCTACGGGTGgaggcccggcggcggcgtcaggccGGAGGACGTCGAGGCGGTGAACCTGATCCCGAGGGAGCTCTCCCTCAAGATCGTGAGCAagatcgccgccggcgagcggttCGCCGTCTACGTCGTGGTGCCGATGTGGCCCGAGGGCCACCCTGGCAACGAGGCCATGCAGGCCATCCTCGACTGGCAGAGGAGGACGATGGAGATGATGTACTACGACATCGCCGTCGCGCTCAAGGCCAATCACAGCGACGCCGACCCGAGGGATTACCTCACCTTCTTCTGCTTGGGGAACAGGGAGGCCAAGAGCCATGGCGAGTACGTGCCTGCACATCGCCCGGATCAAGACACAGACTACGCCAAGGCGCAGAACGCGCGCCGCTTCATGATCTATGTCCACTCCAAGATGATGATAG tTGATGATGAGTACATCATCGTCGGGTCGGCCAACATCAACCAGCGGTCGATGGACGGCGGGCGGGACTCGGAGATCGCCATGGGAGCGTTCCAGCCACACCACCTGAACGTCAATGGGCAGGCTGCGAGAGGCCAGATCCATGGCTTCCGGATGTCGCTGTGGTACGAGCACCTGGGGATGCTGCACGACGACTTCGTGCACCCGGGGAGCCTGGAGTGTGTCCGGAGAGTGAACGCGATGGCCGACAGGCACTGGCAGCTGtacgccggcgaggagctccACGGCGACCTCCCCGGACACCTGCTCACCTACCCGGTCGCCGTCGAgaaggacggcggcgccgtGACGGCGCTCCCGGGCGCCGAGTTCTTCCCGGACACGGAGGCGAAGGTGATCGGGACATTGGCGTCGTCGGCGTACATGATCCCCTACCTCACGTCGTAG